Proteins from a genomic interval of Microbacterium imperiale:
- a CDS encoding Gfo/Idh/MocA family protein gives MTGPVGVGFVGVGVISDTYLENLGSYPDVRVVILGDLDVDRAKAQAEKHGVAEWGTTDDVLAHPDVDVVVNLTIPAVHVEISSRAVAAGKHVWTEKPLGLDRESTAELLRQADAAGVRIGSAPDTLLGPGFQTAKRAIQSGVIGEPMFASTAFQTVGPDLWHPSPAFLFAQGAGPLLDMGPYYFSGLVSLFGSVDRVAAVGRKKLEERTIQAGPNAGTVFPVEVPTTMQVITAFEAGQQAASLLSFDSALERHGVFEVHGTEGSIVLPDPNQFEGRIAYVKARKSISDGNWGEQEWIEIEQEGTLTGRGLGLLDMVRAIAEDRPHVATGELGYHVLDVMLSAQESAASGEFVKVASTVAPVPTVPVDFDPFVATL, from the coding sequence ATGACCGGCCCCGTCGGAGTCGGCTTCGTCGGCGTCGGCGTCATCAGCGACACCTACCTCGAGAACCTCGGCTCGTACCCCGACGTGCGCGTCGTCATCCTCGGCGACCTCGACGTCGACCGCGCGAAGGCTCAGGCCGAGAAGCACGGCGTCGCCGAATGGGGCACGACCGACGACGTGCTCGCGCACCCCGATGTGGACGTCGTCGTCAACCTGACGATCCCCGCGGTCCACGTCGAGATCTCCTCGCGTGCCGTCGCCGCAGGCAAGCACGTCTGGACAGAGAAGCCGCTGGGCCTCGACCGCGAGAGCACGGCCGAGCTGCTGCGACAGGCGGATGCCGCGGGCGTGCGCATCGGTTCGGCGCCCGACACCCTCCTCGGACCGGGCTTCCAGACGGCCAAGCGGGCGATCCAGAGCGGCGTCATCGGAGAGCCGATGTTCGCGTCGACCGCCTTCCAGACGGTCGGTCCGGACCTGTGGCACCCGAGCCCGGCCTTCTTGTTCGCGCAGGGCGCCGGGCCGCTGCTCGACATGGGTCCGTACTACTTCAGCGGTCTCGTCAGCCTCTTCGGTTCGGTCGATCGTGTCGCCGCGGTCGGACGCAAGAAGCTGGAGGAGCGCACGATCCAGGCCGGGCCCAACGCGGGCACGGTCTTCCCCGTCGAGGTGCCGACCACCATGCAGGTCATCACGGCCTTCGAGGCCGGGCAGCAGGCCGCGAGCCTGCTGAGCTTCGACTCCGCCCTGGAGCGCCACGGCGTGTTCGAGGTGCACGGCACCGAGGGCTCGATCGTGCTGCCCGACCCCAACCAGTTCGAAGGCCGCATCGCGTACGTCAAGGCGCGGAAGTCGATCTCGGACGGCAACTGGGGCGAGCAGGAATGGATCGAGATCGAGCAGGAGGGCACGCTCACCGGGCGCGGCCTGGGCCTGCTCGACATGGTGCGCGCCATCGCCGAGGACCGGCCCCACGTGGCCACCGGCGAGCTGGGCTACCACGTGCTCGACGTCATGCTCTCGGCGCAGGAATCGGCGGCATCCGGCGAGTTCGTGAAGGTCGCCAGCACCGTGGCACCCGTGCCCACCGTGCCGGTCGACTTCGACCCGTTCGTCGCGACGCTGTAA